CAATACCAGGACAACGTCCGACGCATCGCGCTCGGCCTTACGTCTCTCGGTTTCAGGAAAGGCGACACCGTCGGCATAATTGGTGACAACAGGCCCGACTGGGTGGCCGCAGAGATCGCCACCCATGCCTGTGGCGGCATATCTCTCGGGCTCTACCGTGACCTGATGGAGAGCGAACTCGGCTATCTCGTCAACTATGCCGAATCGCGCTTCGTCTTCGCCGAGGACGAAGAGCAGGTCGACAAGTTCCTGACCCTCGACGACGAGATTCCGTCCGTCGAGTGGATCATCTACGAAGATCCGCGCGGCATGCGCAAATATGACGATCCGCGGCTCATGTCGCTGGAAGAGCTGCGCAAGAGAGGCGACGAGCTACATGCTGCCGATCCGCGCTTGTACGAGCGGATGGCGGACGAAACGGACGGTGACGCGCTCGCGATCCTTTGCACCACGTCAGGGACGACTTCGCATCCGAAGCTGGCTATGATCAGCGGCCGGCGTCTCATCAATCACTGTCACAACTACCTTTCCGTCGATCCGAAAGGACCGGATGACGAATACGTATCGGTTCTGCAGCTGCCCTGGATCATGGAACAGCTCTACGTGTTCGGCTTCGCGCTCATATCGCGCATGAAGGTCAATTTCGTCGAGGACCAGGAAACAACGATGTCCGACATGCGCGAGATCGGGCCGACCTTCCTGCTGCTTGCGCCACGGGTGTGGGAGCAGATAGCCGCCGATGTGCGCGCGCGCATGATGGACTCCTCGTGGATCAAGCGGAAACTCTACGACTTCTTCATGAAGATCGGACTTGCCGCCTTCGAGAAGGGGCGCGTCTCGCGGCTGGCGACCTTCTTCCTCTACAACGCGCTGAAGGACCGCATCGGCCTGTCCAAGGTCCGGTCAGCGGCAACCGGCGGGGCCGCGCTCGGCCCGGACACGTTCAAGTTCTTCCTCGCGATGGGCGTTCCGCTGCGCCAGCTCTATGGCCAGACCGAGACGCTGGGGGCTTACACCATCCATGAGCCCCGTGACGTCAATTTCGACACTGTCGGCGTGGCGTTCAACGAGGAAATCGAGATCAGGGTGGACAAGCCGGACCCGCAGGGTGTGGGCGAGATCGTCACGCGGCACGCCAACATGTTCATGGGCTACTACAAGAACGAGGAGGCGACAAAGGGAGACCTGCGCGACGGCTGGATGCACTCGGGCGACGCGGGCTATTTCGACGCGAACGGCCACCTCGTCGTCATCGACCGCATCAGCGATCTCGCCGAGATGAGCGGCAACCGGCGCTACTCGCCGCAATTCATCGAGAACAAGCTGAAATTCTCGCCATTCATCGCGGAGGCCGTCATCCTCGGCAACAAGCGGGACTATCTCGCCGCGATGATCTGCGTCCGGTACTCGATCGTTTCCAAGTGGGCGGAGAAGAACCGCATCTCCTTCACGACCTATACCGATCTTTCCTCGCGCAAGGAGGTCTACGACCTCATCTACAGCGAGGTGGAAAAGATCAACGACACGCTGCCGGAGGCGCAGCGTATCCGCAAGTTCGTCCTGCTCTACAAGG
This portion of the Oricola thermophila genome encodes:
- a CDS encoding long-chain fatty acid--CoA ligase; amino-acid sequence: MMAGRSVTKADRHLDTLPKLLAHNAREFPDETALREKTFGIWVSQTWSQYQDNVRRIALGLTSLGFRKGDTVGIIGDNRPDWVAAEIATHACGGISLGLYRDLMESELGYLVNYAESRFVFAEDEEQVDKFLTLDDEIPSVEWIIYEDPRGMRKYDDPRLMSLEELRKRGDELHAADPRLYERMADETDGDALAILCTTSGTTSHPKLAMISGRRLINHCHNYLSVDPKGPDDEYVSVLQLPWIMEQLYVFGFALISRMKVNFVEDQETTMSDMREIGPTFLLLAPRVWEQIAADVRARMMDSSWIKRKLYDFFMKIGLAAFEKGRVSRLATFFLYNALKDRIGLSKVRSAATGGAALGPDTFKFFLAMGVPLRQLYGQTETLGAYTIHEPRDVNFDTVGVAFNEEIEIRVDKPDPQGVGEIVTRHANMFMGYYKNEEATKGDLRDGWMHSGDAGYFDANGHLVVIDRISDLAEMSGNRRYSPQFIENKLKFSPFIAEAVILGNKRDYLAAMICVRYSIVSKWAEKNRISFTTYTDLSSRKEVYDLIYSEVEKINDTLPEAQRIRKFVLLYKELDPDDGELTRTRKVRRGVIAEKYGEIIDTIYSDQDHVDIDTTITFQDGTKQRIQTTIAVRKVGDVPESRALTAAE